ACAGCCTCCGGCACGGCGGCCGGGTCGTCGACGGGCGCCAGCTCGGCCAGCCACACCCCGTCCCGGGCCACGTACCGCACGGCCTCGGCGGCCTCCTGCGACAGCCGGGTCTTCCCCGCCCCGCCGGGCCCGAGCAGCGTCACCAGCCGGGCATCGGCGAGGTCCCCGCGGATGGCCTCGATGTCGGCCTCCCGGCCGACGAAGGAGGTGAGCCGGGCACGGAGATTGCCGACCGGCCGGCTCGAAGCCTCCGCCGGACGGAGCAACTCCCCGTGCAGCGCCCGCAGTTCTGCCCCGGGATCGGACCCGAGCCGGTCCGCGAGCAGGTGGCGTACGTCGTCGTAGGCGGCCAGCGCTTCGGCGGCCCGCCCGGTGTCGCGCAGGGCGCGCAGGCGCAGGGCCTGGAGGGGCTCGTCCAAGGGGTGGCTGTCGCACAGGGCGGTCAGCTCGGGCAGTGACTGCTCGGCCTGGCCGAGGGCGAGCGCGGCGGCGTGCCGGGCACGGAGCGCGTCAAGGCGCCGGGTCTCGCAGCGGGCCGCCTCCGCGGTGCGGTCGGGCAGATCGGCGAGGGCGGGGCCGCGCCAGAGCGCGAGGGCGTCGTCGAGAACCACGGCCGCCTTGGCGGGGTCGCCGTCGGTGAGGGCGCGCAGCCCGTCTCCGACCAGCCGCTCGAAACGATGCAGGTCGATGTCGTCACCCGAGGCGGCGAGCCGGTACCCGCCCTCCACGGACTCCACGACATTCGCGCCCAGCGCCCTGCGCAGCCGCCCCACCAGCGCCTGCACGGCCCCCGTCGCATCGGCCGGCGCCTCCCCGTCCCACACCTCGTCCACCAGCACACTCACCGGCACGGTCCGTCCCGGCCGCAGGGCCAGCACCGTCAGCAGCGCACGCAACCGCGCCCCGCCGACGGGGACGGTGGTGCCGTCGGGGTGGATTGCCTGAGTCGTGCCGAGGATGCGGTAGCGCACGGGCCCATTGTCCCTGCTGCCGCCCCCACGCTGCCTCCGGGTTTACCCGCGCATGAACCGTGCGGAGCCGGAACCCACAGCTGACCGCGAGACGTTTTCCCCCTGGGCCCGGTACCGTCGGGCAGTCGCAGCGCAGTGCAGATGAGCCAGGGGAGCCCGATGACCACCGCCACCACCCGCCACAGTGACCGGCGGATCAGTCCCGTCTTCGTCGGGATCATGGCCGTCACCGCGGTCACCGGATGGGCCACCTGGACCGGGTTCGCGGAGCAGCCCGGTGTGGCCGTGTTCCTGTTCGTGACGGCGGCGTGGATCGTCTCCCTGTGCCTGCATGAGTACGCGCATGCCCGCACTGCGCTGCACAGCGGCGACATCACCGTCGGGGCGAAGGGCTACCTGAGCCTGAACCCTCTCGCTTATACGCACGCCCTGCTCAGCATCGTCCTGCCCGTCCTCTTCGTGATCATGGGCGGGATCGGCCTCCCCGGCGGTGCCGTCTTCATCGAGCGCGGGCGGATCCAGGGGCGTTGGCGGCACAGCCTCATCTCCGCGGCGGGGCCGCTGACGAACGTCCTCTTCGCCGCCGTATGCACCGCACCGTTCTGGCTGGACGCGCTCGACGGCGTGCCGCGCGACTTCCAGTACGCGCTCGCGTTCCTGGCGCTGCTCCAGGTCACGGCCGCGATCCTGAACTTCCTGCCGGTGCCGGGCCTGGACGGCTACGGGGTCATCGAGCCCTGGCTGTCGCACAACGTCAGGCGCCAGGTGGAGCCGTTCGCGCCGTTCGGCCTGCTGTTCGTGTTCGCGCTGCTGTGGGTGCCGTCGATCAACAGCGTGTTCTTCGATGTGATCGATGCGATTCTGCGCGGCCTGGGGATCAACGACATCGAGACGTACTGCGGCTACGACCTGTTCCGCTTCTGGCAGGGCACGAACGAGTACTGCCAGATCAGCCAGTGACTTCAGGCCCGTCGGCCGGCCTTGCCGCGCTTGACGTAGTACCAGGCCATGTTGGAGGACAGCCCCGCCAGCAGCACCCACACGACGCCCAGCCAGCTGCCCTGCGCGAAGGAGACGACGGCCGCGGCGACGGCGAGGGCGCAGACGGCTAGGGCATAGACGGCGAGGCGGGGCATGGGGTCGGCTCCTGTCGGGGGGACACTGCGGATTGCGGCCTCCAGTGTCCCCCATCCCCTCATACGTCCGTGATGCGGAGCCCCGCGTGTGCCTTGTAGCGGCGGTTCACGGAGATCAGGTTCGCCACCAGCGACTCGACCTGGTGGGCGTTGCGCAGCCGCCCCGCGAAGATCCCGCGCATGCCGGGGATACGGCCGGCCAGCGCCTGCACGATCTCGACATCGGCGCGCTCCTCCCCCAGCACCATCACATCGGTGTCGATCTCCTCGACCTCCGGGTCCTCCAGCAGCACCGCCGACAGATGATGGAAGGCGGCGGTCACCCGGGAGTCCGGCAGCAGCGCGGCGGCCTGCTCGGCGGCGCTGCCCTCCTCCGGCTTCAGGGCGTACGCGCCCTTCTTGTCGAAGCCGAGCGGGTTGACGCAGTCGACGACAAGCTTGCCGGACAGCTCGGCACGCAGGGATTCGAGCGTCTTGCCGTGCCCCTCCCACGGCACGGCGACGATCACGATGTCGCTGCGTCGCGCGCACTCGGCGTTGTCGGCGCCCTCGACGCCGTACCCCAGCTCCTCGGCGGCGGACTGCGCGCGCTCGGCGGCCCGCGAGCCGATGATCACCTTCTGGCCGGCCCGGGCGAGCCGGTAGGCGAGGCCCTTGCCCTGCGGCCCGGTCCCGCCGAGCACGCCGACGACGAGACCGGAGACGTCGGGCAGGTCCCAAGGGTCCTTGGCGGGGGCCTTCGCGGGCTTCTGTGCAGCACTGTCGGTAGAGGTCATGGGCCTGACTTTACTGAGGCTCGCCTCACGTCGGCAGCGCCGGGCACCCCTGGCCCACCTGCTCTTCTGCTGAGGGTCCGGGGGTTATCCCCCGGGATAGTGCAGCACGTCTGCCCCCGCGGCCGTCACCGGGTCAGGTGAGCTGCGTCACGGGGATGCGCCGGAAGCTGATCGTCTCGTACGGGCCGAAGTCGCCCGTCTCGTAAAGCAGTCCGACGGTGGACGCGTCGACGCGGACCAGGTCGGAGTACCCGGCCGGGAGGCCGTCGACGGTGAACGCCGGCCGCCAGGTGGTGCCGCCGTCGGTGGAGGCGCGCAGGGTCATCAGGGCGCGGCCGTGGGCGGGGCCGGAGTACAGGAGCAGGTCGGGGTCGCGGAGCTGGAGGACGGCGGCCTGGCAGACGGGGGAGGTCAGTCCGGCCTGGGGGCGGAACGGCTTCACCAGGGTCCGGCCGCCGTCCTCGGAGTGGGCGTCGGCGCGGTTGCCGGGCGAGCGGGAGTCGGTGCGGGTGTTGAAGTAGACGCGGCCGTCGGGGAGTTCGGCGGCGGTGGTCTCGTTGGCGTTGAGGTAGTCGGTCGGGCTGTCGTCGACGTAGCCGAGGTACCAGGTCTCGCCGTGGTCGTCGCTGAGCAGGCAGTGGCCGCCGTTGTACTGGGGCTCGTTGCCGACGTCCGAGCCGGTGGGCGGCACGGTGTGGTTGGCGGGGACGACGACCCGGCCGGTGCCCAGCTGAAGGGCGTGGCCGGGCCCGGTGGCGTACCAGCGCCAGCCCGACTCCTTGACCTGGCCGGTGATCTCCCGGGCCGCCGACCACGTCACCCCGTCATCATCGCTGTGCTGCACCCACACCCGGCGCCCGTCCTCGTCCTTGACCTCGCCGCGCAGGATCGCGCTCTCGGCCGCCTCGGCGGCGGAACGGCACTGGACGAGCAGGACACGGCCGGTGTCGAGGACGACGGGGGCGGGGTTGCCCGCGAGGTCGCTGCCGTTGCGGGCGGCGACCTGCAACGCCCCCCAGGTGCGGCCGCCGTCCGTCGACCGCTTCAGCACGATGTCGATGTGCCCGTAGTCGCTCGCGGAGTCGACACGGCCCTCGCAGAAGGCGAGCAGCGTTCCGGAGGCGGTGGCGACGACCGCCGGGATCCGGTAGCTGGCGTAGCCGTCGTCGCCCGCGCGGAACGGGACGCTGGTCTCTGACATCGGCGTACTCCTCATGACGTGTTCGGCGGCGATCCGGCCCTGTGCCCATCATGGGCGAATTCGTGGTGAACTCCACATCACAAGTGGCGCCTTGCGGCAGGATGCCTTCGCATGGATGCCGTACGGGTCGCGCTGCTGCGCGAAGTGCTCGCCGGGACCGAGTGGTTGGGCGCCACGCGACGCTTCGCGGGGGTGCTGCGCGGTTCGGTCGTGTCGCACGGCGGGGGCCTGCTGCTGGTCGGCACACCGGAGTACGAGCCCTGGCATCTCGCCGCCCATCTCGTCGACGAGGCCGCGTGGTCGGGCACGCCGGAGCTGTCGCCGACTCTCGTACGACATGACGCGCGCCCCTCGGATCCGGCGCACCTGGCCGTGGGTCTGGGCCGGCTCGCGGCGGCCCGGCGAGGAGAGACGCTGCTGGTGGTCTCACCGGCGGGTTCCTGCACTCCCGCCACCCTTGAGCGGGTGCACGACGCACGGCGGGCCGGGGCGACGGTGCTGGCGCTCGGCGCCGACGAGGGCGAGTTGGCGGCGATGGCGCACGAAAGGCTGGCGGTGTCCGAGTCGGCCGAACTGGACCTGGACACCGTGCAGCACCTGGTCAGTGCCGCCGCCGGGGAGAGTTCGCTCCCGGTCTCCAGGGGACGGCGGAGGCTTCGGGACCGGCTGTCGCGGCTGGCGGACGAGCTGACCGCACCACCCCCCACCCCCTGGTAATTCGGTTGCCCCATCTCCAGGCGTCCTCAACCATGAGCCTCCGTGACCGACGACGCCCCCGACCCCCCTTCCGGCCTCCACGCCCTGTTACCCGACCTCGCACCCTGGCGGGCCTCCCGTGACTTCCGGCGGCTGTGGTTCTCGGGGCTGATCTCGAACTTCGGGAGCTTCCTCACCTTCGTCGCGCTGCCGGTGCAGCTGAAGGAGCTGACCGGATCGGCAGCGGCGGTGGGCGCGATCGGGGCCGTGGAACTCGTGCCGCTGCTGGTCTTCGGACTGTACGGCGGGGCGCTCGCGGACGCCTTGGACAAACGCAAGCTGATCATCTGGACCGAGGCCGGCCAGGGCCTGCTCAGCACGGCCCTGCTGGTCAACGCACTCCTCCCGCACCCCGCCATCTGGCCCCTGTACGTCGTCGCCGCCCTGTCCTCCGCCCTGATCTCGGTGCAGCGGCCCGCGCTCGACTCCCTCTGGCCCCGGATCGTGGCCCACGAGCACATGCCGGCGGCGGCCTCGCTGAACGCCTTCCGCTGGACGCTCGGCGGGGTCGCGGGCCCGGCCCTGGCGGGCGTGGTCGTCGCGTACGCGGGCGTGGGCTGGGCGTACGGCGCCGACCTCGCCACGTTCGCCGTCTCCGTCGTACTGATCCTCCGCATCGCCTCCTCCCCCGCGTCCCACGAGGCGTCGAAGCCGTCGCTGAAGGCCATCGCGGAGGGCGCCCGGTATGCGTGGAGCCGCAAGGAGCTGCTCGGCACCTATGCCGTCGATCTCGCCGCGATGTTCCTGGCGATGCCGCTGGCCGTCCTGCCGTTCCTCGCGGACGAGTTGGACGCCGAGTGGGCGCTGGGCCTGATGTACGCGTCGGTCCCGCTCGGCGCGATGCTGGTGAGCCTGACCAGCGGCTGGACGTCACGGGTCCATCGCCACGGCCGGATGGTGGTGCTGTCGGCGGCCCTCTGGGGCCTGGCGATCGCGGCCGCCGGAGTCGTCGGCGACGTATGGCTGGTGCTGCTGTTCCTGACCGTGGCGGGCGGCTGCGACATGGTCAGCGGGATCTTCCGCGCGGCCATGTGGAACCAGACGATCCCGGACGAACTGCGCGGCCGGCTCGCCGGGATCGAGCTGCTGTCGTACTCCGTCGGCCCGACCGTCGGCCAGGTCCGCTCGGGCGGCTTCGCCGCGCTGTGGGGCGTACGGGCGTCGGTCTGGTCGGGCGGCCTGCTGTGCGCGGGCGCGGTAGGGCTCCTGGCGCTCTGCCTGCCGAAGCTGATGACGTACGACGAACGCACCAACGAGCACGCGGTACGGCAGCGCGGGGTGGCTGCGCCGGCTAAGAGGTGATGCCCGTCGTTCGACTGCGGCGCCGTCGTGGCTGGTCGCGCAGTTCCCCGCGCCCCTTTGGGGCGCTTCAGTCGTCGTCGGTCTTGCCTGCCGGGGCGTCGTGCCACCTGGGGTCGTTCTCCCACTCCAGGTTGCGCTCGCGGGCGGTCGCCATGGCGTGCTCGGCCTCCGCGCGGTTGGCATACGGTCCGAAGCGGTCCTTGGCGGGGCACTCCGGCCCCTCCTCCACCTTCTTGTGCTCCAGGCAGTAGTACCACTCGCCCGGCTTTCCGACGGTGCGCTTCTTGAACAGGGCCATGACCGGCTCCTTTCACCACAGACATGTTCCCCCATGCCCGCCGTCTAGACTCGCTGGCATGTCTGGCCAGTCGCTGCTCGTACCAGGGGAGCTGTCTCCCACCCGTCCCGTGCCCGGAAACATCCGTCGCCCCGAGTATGTCGGCAAGCCCGCGCCGACGCCGTACACCGGCCCGGAGGTGCAGACGCCCGAGATGATCGAGGCGATGCGCGTCGCCGGCCGGATCGCCGCGCGGGCGATGGCTGAGGCGGCCAAGCTGATCGCCCCCGGGGCGACCACGGACGAGCTGGACAAGGCGGCGCACGACTACATGTGCGACCACGGCGCCTACCCGTCGACGCTCGGCTACCGCGGTTTCCCCAAGTCCCTCTGCACCTCGCTCAACGAGGTCATCTGCCACGGCATCCCCGACTCCACCGTCCTGCGCGACGGCGACATCATCAACCTCGACGTGACGGCGTACATCGGCGGCGTGCACGGCGACAACAACGCCACGTACCTGGTCGGCGAGGTCGACGAGGAGAGCCGCCTGCTGGTGGAGCGCACGCGCGAGTCCCTGAACCGCGCGATCAAGGCGGTCAAGCCGGGCCGCCAGATCAACGTCATCGGCCGCGTGATCGAGTCGTACGCGAAACGCTTCGGCTACGGAGTCGTCCGGGACTTCACGGGCCACGGCATCAACTCGTCCTTCCACTCGGGCCTGATCATCCCGCACTACGACAGCCCGCACGCCACCACGATCATGCAGCCCGGCATGACCTTCACGATCGAGCCGATGCTGACGCTCGGCACACACGAGTACGACATGTGGGACGACGGCTGGACGGTCGTCACGAAGGACCGCAGGCGGACGGCTCAGTTCGAGCACACGCTGGTGGTGACGGAGACGGGGGCGGAGATCCTGACGCTGCCGTAGCGCCTCACCGCCCTCGCAAGCCCGCCCTCTTTTGGAGGGCGGGCTTTCCTGTGCGTGCCCGACCGGAGCTGCGGGTACTCTTTTACCGACAGGACGTCGGCAAGTTTCCCGACAAGGGGTCGGGAAGTGGTTGACTTAGGTAAGCCTAACCATAGAAAATCAGGGCTCATGGACTCCTTCTCGACCCTCATCCGCACCGCGTCCCACGAGCAGCACGTGGAGGCGGAGACCTCGACGTTCATGAGCGACCTGCTCGGCGGCAAGCTCGGCGTCGAAGCGTACGCGCGCTACACCGAGCAACTGTGGTTCGTGTACGAGGCACTGGAGACCGGTACCGAGCGGCTGGCGTCGGACCCGGTGGCCGGCCCCTTCATCCAGCCCGAACTCCTCCGGCTCCCCGCGCTGCGGCGGGACCTGGAGCACCTGCGCGGCCCCGACTGGCGCGCGACCCTCACCGCACTCCCGGCCACACAGGCCTACGCGAACCGCATCGCCGAATGCGCCGACACCTGGCCGGCGGGCTACATCGCCCACCACTACACCCGGTACCTCGGCGACCTCTCCGGCGGCCAGATCATCCGCGACAAGGCGGAACGGACCTGGGGCTTCGCGAAGAAGGGCGACGGCGTCCGCTTCTACGTGTTCGAGGAGATCGCCAACCCGGCGGCGTTCAAACGGGGTTACCGGGAGCTGCTGGACGGGGTCCACGCGGACGACCTGGAGCAGCAGCGAATCGTAGCGGAGTGCAAGAGGGCATTCGCGCTCAACACGGCGGTGTTCCGGGCACTGGGCGAGGAGTTCCCGCTGAGCGCATAGCACTCAGTGCTCGGTACCCAGTGCTCAGCGCTCCAGGAACACGCGCCCTCCGACCTCCACCCAGCCGCCCGGCTGCGGAGCGGTGAGCATCTGAGATCCCGCCCCCTGCGCGATGTTGAGGGCCCTGCCCAACTGATCCGTGAGAAGCATGGCCGCCGCCCCGGTCGCCTCGTCCTCCTCGACACCGTCACCGCGACCGGGAAAGCCACGGGCCCGGATCCGCCCAGCGGCCTCGTCCTCCCAGGCCCAGGCGTAGATCCACTCCCCCGGCGGCGGCACGGGCAGGGCGTCGACCTCGGCGGCCGTGGCGTACCGGCGCAGGGTGCGCGGCGGAACCCACTCCGCCCGCGCCTCGATCCAGCTGAACTCCCCGTCCAGGCGGGCACCCACGACACCGGCAGGCGTGACCAGCTCCGGAACATCGAGAAGCCAGGCCGTACCGACGCAGGGATGCCCGGCGAAGGGCAGCCGTGTGCTGGGCGTATAGATGTCGATGATCCCCCGCTCGGGATCATCCACGAACACGGTCTCACTGAACCCGAGCTTCGCCGCGAACGCCTGCCGCTCCTCCCGCTCCGGCATCAGCGAGCCGTCGCGAACGACGCCGAGTTCGTTGCCGTATCCGCCCGCGGCACCGCAGAAGACACGCAGCACGTCGTAATCAGTCACGGAGGCATTGAAGCAGCACGCCGATGGCGGGCGAAGGTAAGGCTAACCCAAGCTTTGGCGCACCACCGGCTGGCTGCTGACCGTCGGCATGGTCGTCGGCCTTCTCGCCCTGGTCCCGGTCGGCGCGGTGGCCTCGATCGCGCTCGGGCGGCCGTACGGAGGTCGTGACGCTGATCCTCACGGGGATCGCCGTGAACGCGTTCTGCGGGGCGCTCGTCGGGCTGTTCATCTTTCTCGCCGACACCGCGGCGGTGAACCAGATCACCTTCTGGCAGCTGGGTTCCCTCTCCCAGGCGACCTGGCCGAAGGTGCTCGCGGTGCTGCCGTGTGCGGCGATCGGTCCGCTGCTGGCGCCGGTGTATTCGCGATCGGCTTTGTCGGTCCGGTCGTACCGCATCTGTTGCGGATGGTCTCCGGCCCAGGGCACCGGTTCCTCATTCCGGGAGTGCGCTGGGCGGGGCGGTGGTGTGCGCTTCTTGGCAGTCCGTTCTTTTTCTGCCTGTTGCGGAGGACTCGGCGTAGGCAAAGGGAGGTGGACCTAAGGAGGGTTGTGTGTCGTCTGCGGGTGTGTGGGGGCTTGTCGCGCAGTTCCCCGCGCCCCTTAGGTTCTTCAGTTCCCCAGCCCTCCACGTCCGGCTCGGTTCCCGCGTCGTCCTCCACGGAGTGTCCGTCACCGCCCGTGCCGCTGAAGTCCTTGCCCTCGTCGGGCCCAACGGGGCGGGAAAGTCCACCCTGTTGGGCGCCCTCGCCGCCGATCTTCCGGCCGCGGAGGGGGTCGTACGGATTCTCGGTCGTCCGGCGTCGGAGTGGTCCGCGCCCGAACTGGCCCTGCGTCGGGCCGTGTTGCCGCAGGCGGCGGCGCTGTCGTTCCCGTTCACGGTCGAAGGGGTCGTCCGCATGGGCCGCGCACCCTGGGCCGCAACCGCGATCGAGGACGACGACACAGCCGTGGCCGAGGAGATGGCCCGAGCCGAAGTGACCGCATTCGCCACCCGCCCGTTCTCCGCGCTCAGCGGTGGCGAGCGGGCGCGGGCCGGGGACGCCGTGGTGGTCGTGCTGCACGATCTGGGGCTTGCGGCGGCCTATGCGCACCGGGTGGCGATTCTGCGTGCCGGGGAGGTGGTGGCGGACGGGCCGCCCGGGGAGGTGTTCTCGGACCGCCTGCTCTCGGAGGTGTACGACCAGGAGGTTGAGGCGCTACCGCATCCCCGGACGGGCGCGGTCCTGGTGACCCCAAGGCGCGACCTTTGACGCTTCCTTGACCCTTCCGTGGGGTCTGTTTTGAGCCAGCGTGATCGGCTCGTGCTCATACACCGTCCATGAGAGCTGAATCACGGTACGGCGGGGTATCGCGCAGGTAAGGCTCGACTAAGTTAGGCGAGCCTAGCCGAAGCTACGTGTCCCCTGTCAGCGATTTCTCGCCACCCTCATGGAGCCTGTATGCGCCCCGCCAGACTCTCCGTCATCACCGCCGCCACCACCGTGGCGGCGCTGACCGCTCTCACCGGCTGTACCGAGAAGGGCGGTTCGGGCAGCGGTGACAACGTGATCAACGTGACCGCGACGGACGACAAGTGCGAGGTGTCGAAGCACGAGGTCCCGGCCGGGCATGTCGAGCTCGCCATCGAGAACAAGGGCTCCAGGGTCAACGAGGTCTACATCCTCTTCCCGGACGACCGGGTGGTGACCGAGCGCGAGAACATCGGCCCCGGCACCAAGCAGCGCGTCACCGCCGAAGTGAAGGCGGGCGACTACCAGATCGCCTGCAAGCCCGGCATGAAGGGCGACGGCATCCGCCAGGACATCAAGGTCACCGGCGGGACGGCGGCCAAGCGCGACCCGCGTCTCGACAAGGCCGTAGCCGCCTACCGCGAGTACGTCCAGACCCAGGCCGACGAGACGGTGCCGCTCGCCGAGACGTTCGCCAAGGCGGTCAAGGACGGCGACATGGAGGCCGCGATGAAGGCCTACGCGCCCTCCCGTATCGGCTGGGAGCGCACCGAGCCGGTCGCCGAGTCCTTCGGCGACATCGACCCCAAGGTCGACCTGCGTGAGGACGGTCTGGAGGAGGGCCAGGACCTGGAGAAGGACTGGACCGGCTGGCACCGCATCGAGCGCTCGCTCTGGAAGGACAAGAAGCTCACCGCCCGCGACTCCGAACTCGCCGACCAGCTCATCACCGACCTGAAGGACTGGCAGAAGCGGGTCGGCAAGGCCGAGATCACCCCGACCTCCATGGCCAACGGCGCCAAGGAACTCCTCGACGAGGTCGCCACCGGCAAGGTCACCGGCGAGGAGGAGCGCTACTCCCACACCGACCTGGTCGACTTCAAGGCAAACGTCGAGGGCGCGGAGAAGTCGTACGAGCTGCTGAAGTCCGTCGCCCAGGAGAACGACCCGGCGCTGGTGACCGAACTCGACAAGCAGTTCGCCGCGTTGAACGGGCTGCTCGACAAGTACCGGACGGACAAGACGTCGTACGACTTCACCTCGTACGACAAGGTCGGCGAGGCCGGCCGCAAGGAGTTGTCGGACGCCGTGAACGCGCTCGCCGAGCCCCTCTCCAAGCTGGCCGCCGCAGTTGTCGTGAAGTAGGGGGGCACCCTCATGACCGAGACCTCGGGATCCCCGTCCCGGCGTGCGCTGATCGGCTGGGGCGGTGCCGGGCTCGCGCTCGGTGCCGCCGCGGCCGGGAGTGCGGTGGCGATGGCCCGCACCGGCGACGATGTCGACCCGGCCGGCGCCGAGTCGGGCGCGGCGGTCGCCTTTCACGGCACGCACCAGGCGGGCATCGCCACGCCGGTGCAGGACCGGCTGTACTTCGCCGCGTTCGACGTGAAGACCGACGACCGCGCGCAGTTCATCCAGATGCTGAAGGACTGGACGGTCGCCGCGCGCCGGATGGCGGCCGGGCAGACGGTCGGTGAGGGCGCGTACGGCGGTCTGGCCGAGGCGCCGCCGGACGACACCGGCGAGGCGCTGGGCCTCAAGCCCTCGCGGCTGACGCTGACGATCGGCTTCGGGCCTTCCCTGTTTGAGAAGTTCGGGCTGGCGGACGCCCGTCCGGAGGCACTCGTCGATCTGCCGAAGTTCTCCGGTGACAACCTCGACAAGAACCGCAGCGGCGGCGATCTGTGCATCCAGGCCTGCGCGGACGATCCACAGGTCGCCGTGCACGCCATCCGGAACCTGGCCCGCATCGGCTTCGGCAAGGTCGTCATCCGCTGGTCGCAGCTCGGCTTCGGGAAGACGTCGTCGACGACGCCCGAGGAGCAGACCCCGCGCAACCTCATGGGCTTCAAGGACGGCACCCGCAACATCGCGGGGACGGAGACGGACCGGCTGAAGAAGTTCGTGTGGGTCTCCGACACGGACGGTCCCGGGTGGATGGTCGGCGGGTCCTATCTCGTCGCCCGGCGCATCCGCATGCACATCGAGACCTGGGACCGGACCTCGCTGCAGGAGCAGGAGGACATCATCGGCCGTGACAAGGGCGAGGGTGCCCCGGTCGGCAAGGCGAAGGAGCGCGACGAGCCGTTCCTGAAGGCGATGCTGCCAGGCGCGCATGTCCGGCTCGCGCACCCCGACACCAACGACGGGGCGACGATCCTGCGCCGCGGCTACTCCTTCACCGACGGCACGGACGGACTCGGCCGTCTGGACGCGGGCCTGTTCTTCCTCGCCTACCAGCGGGACGTCCGCAAGGGCTTCATCCCCATCCAGCGCAGCCTGGCGCCGGACACGCTCAACGAATACATCCAGCATGTGGGTTCGGCGGTCTTCGCGATCCCGCCCGGCGTCCGCGACAAGGACGACTGGTGGGGCCGGGCGCTGTTCTCCGAGGAGGCGTAGCCCGTGTTCTCCAACTACCTGATCGGACTGCGCGAGGGCCTGGAGGCCAGTCTCGTGGTCTGCATCCTCATCGCCTACC
This genomic window from Streptomyces sp. DG2A-72 contains:
- the efeB gene encoding iron uptake transporter deferrochelatase/peroxidase subunit — its product is MTETSGSPSRRALIGWGGAGLALGAAAAGSAVAMARTGDDVDPAGAESGAAVAFHGTHQAGIATPVQDRLYFAAFDVKTDDRAQFIQMLKDWTVAARRMAAGQTVGEGAYGGLAEAPPDDTGEALGLKPSRLTLTIGFGPSLFEKFGLADARPEALVDLPKFSGDNLDKNRSGGDLCIQACADDPQVAVHAIRNLARIGFGKVVIRWSQLGFGKTSSTTPEEQTPRNLMGFKDGTRNIAGTETDRLKKFVWVSDTDGPGWMVGGSYLVARRIRMHIETWDRTSLQEQEDIIGRDKGEGAPVGKAKERDEPFLKAMLPGAHVRLAHPDTNDGATILRRGYSFTDGTDGLGRLDAGLFFLAYQRDVRKGFIPIQRSLAPDTLNEYIQHVGSAVFAIPPGVRDKDDWWGRALFSEEA